The following proteins come from a genomic window of Candidatus Krumholzibacteriota bacterium:
- a CDS encoding oligopeptide transporter, OPT family yields the protein MEEHKPYIPADSLIKDFNPKTVILGIILGAIFGSANAYLGLRVGLTISTAIPLAVVSVAILRLLTPVFGKPTILECNISQTTGSASSSLASGIIFTVPALYIWGYDAPLVQITLLAICGGVLGVLFMIPLRSFLIVKEHKNLPYPEGTASAEVLIVATGGGGASAKSVFHGLGIGALYKGLISLLYLWPSRVSVTLPFIKKAVVGVSTTPALLGVGYILGRRIGAIMVGGGLISWVLIIPFIAWKFGDMEIWPNTLVYLQSKGLDPSITLIGQLSPKEIWEGYIRIIGAGAVAAAGVITVAKSIPTMINSLKIGLKELRSSAASLDAGKLRTERDLSIKYVILGVSLIVLLVTFIPGIIGNDTHIIMRFLSAVAIAIFSFAFVTVSSRIVGMIGVSSNPTSGMAIVTLLGVGLIFKMLGWTDLTGKITALTIGTIVCISASIAGDISQDLKTGFIIGATPKKQQISEILGALGSAFFVCLAVYYLGKAYGFGSEDLPAPQATLMKTVLDGVLDGNLRWDLVGIGAAFSVLVMIFRVPPLPFAVGVYLPLYSMTPVFIGGLLRHMVDKRFKGDDSAEKGGDHGILLGSGLIAGEGLLGVVIAIIAVIISKSPKYLEISYSPVWIGQGVSAIVFAALGWYLYRVAARSRKSG from the coding sequence GTGGAAGAGCACAAGCCGTATATTCCCGCCGATTCTCTCATTAAAGATTTTAACCCGAAAACTGTGATCCTCGGAATCATCCTCGGAGCGATATTCGGTAGCGCCAACGCCTATCTCGGTCTCAGGGTCGGGCTGACGATCAGTACGGCGATTCCGCTTGCAGTCGTTTCGGTCGCCATTCTGAGGCTGCTCACCCCGGTCTTCGGCAAACCGACTATCCTTGAATGCAATATCTCCCAGACGACCGGATCGGCCAGTTCATCGCTTGCGTCAGGGATAATCTTTACAGTCCCCGCGCTGTACATATGGGGATATGATGCGCCTCTTGTCCAGATTACCCTGCTCGCTATCTGCGGAGGCGTCCTCGGCGTCCTCTTCATGATACCGCTTCGAAGCTTTCTGATCGTCAAGGAGCATAAAAACCTGCCATACCCCGAAGGGACAGCAAGCGCGGAAGTCCTGATCGTAGCGACCGGGGGGGGAGGTGCTTCGGCAAAAAGCGTCTTTCACGGTCTCGGCATAGGAGCTCTTTACAAGGGCCTGATCTCGCTTCTTTATCTCTGGCCTTCGAGAGTCTCCGTCACTCTTCCCTTCATAAAAAAAGCCGTCGTGGGAGTGTCCACTACTCCCGCTCTTCTCGGTGTAGGTTATATCCTCGGCAGAAGGATAGGGGCGATCATGGTCGGTGGAGGCCTGATCTCATGGGTGTTGATAATCCCGTTCATCGCCTGGAAATTCGGGGATATGGAGATCTGGCCGAATACCCTCGTCTATCTGCAGTCGAAGGGGCTGGATCCGTCGATCACCCTGATCGGCCAACTTTCTCCCAAGGAGATCTGGGAGGGGTATATAAGGATAATCGGCGCCGGCGCGGTAGCCGCCGCGGGCGTCATCACAGTAGCGAAATCGATACCGACAATGATCAACTCGCTTAAGATAGGGCTTAAGGAACTTCGATCGAGCGCCGCCTCCCTTGACGCTGGAAAGCTCAGGACCGAAAGGGATCTCTCTATCAAGTACGTCATACTCGGTGTATCACTCATCGTCCTTCTTGTGACTTTTATACCCGGGATCATCGGGAACGACACTCATATCATAATGAGGTTTCTAAGCGCTGTCGCGATCGCCATTTTCTCATTCGCTTTCGTGACGGTATCGTCGAGGATCGTCGGTATGATAGGGGTCTCATCCAACCCGACATCGGGAATGGCTATCGTTACCCTTCTCGGGGTAGGCCTGATATTCAAGATGCTTGGCTGGACCGACCTGACAGGAAAGATCACAGCTCTTACCATAGGAACGATTGTGTGCATCTCAGCTTCGATCGCCGGCGATATCTCCCAGGACCTCAAGACGGGATTTATCATAGGGGCTACACCGAAAAAACAGCAGATCAGCGAGATACTCGGAGCGCTTGGATCGGCCTTCTTCGTCTGTCTTGCCGTCTATTACCTCGGTAAGGCGTACGGGTTCGGCTCCGAGGACCTGCCGGCGCCACAGGCGACTCTGATGAAAACAGTCCTCGACGGTGTGCTCGATGGTAACCTGCGATGGGATCTTGTCGGGATCGGAGCGGCTTTCTCTGTCCTGGTGATGATATTCAGGGTGCCGCCGCTTCCGTTCGCCGTCGGTGTATACCTTCCTCTATATTCGATGACGCCGGTATTCATCGGCGGGCTTCTGCGCCATATGGTTGACAAGAGGTTCAAAGGAGATGACTCCGCCGAAAAGGGAGGAGACCACGGGATCCTTCTCGGTTCAGGGTTGATTGCCGGCGAGGGGCTTCTAGGAGTGGTGATAGCGATCATCGCCGTGATAATCTCAAAATCTCCAAAATATCTCGAGATCTCCTACTCGCCTGTATGGATCGGTCAGGGAGTGTCGGCAATCGTATTCGCCGCTCTCGGATGGTATCTATACAGGGTAGCAGCAAGATCGAGGAAGTCGGGATAA
- a CDS encoding PH domain-containing protein, which translates to METMRIKPSRGYLSKLRLILTIVAFGVALFGFIMGMLIGIDEGPRVAMVVFYIFLAADLAWWLPAMIIVGYYFKSLSYEIQDDEVIVHVGIITKSVKHVPYRTVTNITARRGLFDRYLFNIGSLNIQTAGMSAQAGAEESLVGLPDVKGVYEVIVEKLRRFRGGMTPDQAGIEDSGIVASSAQMEAILDELKEIRKNTTK; encoded by the coding sequence ATGGAGACAATGAGAATCAAACCGAGCAGAGGGTATCTGAGCAAACTGCGTCTTATTCTTACTATAGTCGCGTTCGGGGTGGCCCTGTTCGGCTTTATAATGGGCATGCTGATAGGGATCGATGAAGGCCCCAGGGTGGCGATGGTCGTTTTTTATATCTTTCTGGCCGCGGACCTGGCCTGGTGGCTGCCGGCGATGATAATAGTCGGTTACTATTTCAAAAGCCTCAGCTACGAGATACAGGACGATGAAGTGATCGTACATGTCGGCATAATCACCAAGTCGGTCAAGCATGTTCCCTACAGGACCGTGACGAATATCACCGCGAGAAGGGGGCTTTTCGACAGGTACCTCTTCAACATCGGTTCGTTGAATATACAGACGGCGGGAATGAGCGCTCAGGCCGGGGCCGAGGAGAGTCTTGTGGGACTGCCCGACGTGAAAGGCGTATACGAGGTGATCGTTGAAAAACTGAGGCGCTTCCGTGGAGGGATGACACCCGACCAGGCAGGGATAGAGGACTCCGGGATTGTAGCTTCGAGCGCGCAGATGGAAGCGATTCTTGATGAACTGAAGGAGATACGAAAAAATACGACGAAATAA